A window of the Synechococcus sp. LTW-R genome harbors these coding sequences:
- a CDS encoding phage major capsid protein, with product MAGAARPATVLERLGAPVVQLRQAAEGALPVLAGTPSGMWISAEGGAIPQFDPTINSALLTAHEASVRLSYSRRLAAMSEDRAALQADLLRELGQIMASTLEEGFIKGTGSEGQPLGLLNVTGRQTKSFAGATPTWAELTAMLEQLGDADARLESAAWLLHPSTAADLMATEKSSGSGQYVLEYDGGYRIAGRPVGITSTITEDTVLLADMSKLRLVFFAAPQLLVDRYSHSTTGAVQLVVSNYTDIAVTSGPMIVVGSI from the coding sequence GTGGCTGGCGCTGCTCGCCCCGCGACTGTTCTCGAACGGTTAGGCGCTCCGGTGGTGCAGTTGCGCCAAGCCGCGGAGGGTGCTCTGCCTGTGTTGGCGGGTACGCCCTCCGGGATGTGGATCAGCGCCGAGGGTGGCGCCATTCCACAGTTCGATCCCACCATCAACAGCGCGCTCCTAACGGCGCACGAGGCCAGCGTCCGACTCAGCTACAGCCGCCGACTGGCTGCAATGAGCGAGGACCGAGCTGCTCTGCAGGCTGATTTGCTGCGGGAGCTCGGCCAGATCATGGCTTCCACGCTCGAGGAAGGCTTCATCAAAGGCACGGGCAGCGAGGGGCAGCCCCTCGGCTTGCTGAATGTGACCGGCCGCCAAACCAAGAGTTTTGCTGGCGCGACCCCCACTTGGGCTGAGCTCACCGCGATGCTCGAGCAGCTGGGTGATGCCGATGCCCGGCTTGAGAGTGCGGCGTGGCTCCTGCACCCCTCCACGGCGGCCGACCTGATGGCGACCGAGAAAAGCTCGGGCTCTGGTCAGTACGTCCTGGAATACGACGGTGGCTACCGGATCGCAGGCCGCCCGGTCGGCATCACAAGCACGATCACGGAAGACACAGTCCTCTTGGCCGACATGAGCAAGCTGCGGCTGGTGTTCTTCGCGGCACCCCAGCTTCTGGTGGATCGCTACAGCCACAGCACGACCGGCGCCGTCCAGCTGGTGGTCTCGAACTACACGGATATCGCAGTGACTTCAGGGCCAATGATCGTGGTCGGGTCCATATGA
- a CDS encoding thermonuclease family protein: MKRAPLLLVLALVGCGGQASALPSVTISSCYDGDTCRTTEGEKVRLACIDTPELRGRNADPLPAKAARDYLRSRVVGKTVLIRRVDTDRYGRTVGDLYLKPFESVGLDLVRSGHAAVLQRYAKQCPWAD, translated from the coding sequence ATGAAGCGTGCTCCTCTCCTTCTGGTTTTGGCCCTGGTGGGGTGCGGAGGCCAAGCCAGCGCTCTGCCCAGCGTCACCATCAGCAGTTGCTACGACGGCGATACCTGCCGCACGACCGAAGGCGAGAAGGTCCGGCTGGCTTGCATCGACACCCCGGAGCTGAGGGGCAGAAATGCTGATCCTTTGCCGGCCAAGGCTGCTCGCGACTATCTCCGCAGCAGGGTGGTCGGCAAGACCGTTCTGATTCGGCGAGTCGACACTGACCGCTACGGCAGGACCGTGGGCGATCTCTACCTGAAGCCCTTTGAGTCAGTTGGGCTTGATCTGGTCCGCAGTGGCCATGCGGCTGTCCTTCAGCGCTACGCCAAGCAGTGCCCGTGGGCTGATTGA
- a CDS encoding DUF805 domain-containing protein has protein sequence MVLIFGCLLLFGLATYVVGQGEPITGTPWEPFFQFLFVIYFIFFIGSFVPFLSCQVRRIRDASGRGLWILLGLIPYAGGLALTVITLYPTRKSLK, from the coding sequence ATGGTTTTGATATTTGGTTGTCTTCTATTGTTCGGCCTCGCGACCTATGTAGTTGGGCAAGGAGAGCCAATAACTGGGACCCCTTGGGAGCCGTTCTTCCAATTCCTCTTTGTGATTTACTTCATCTTTTTTATTGGTTCGTTTGTGCCTTTTCTTTCTTGTCAGGTAAGGCGCATTAGGGATGCGAGTGGCCGCGGACTCTGGATACTGCTTGGCCTCATACCTTATGCCGGAGGCCTTGCCTTGACAGTCATCACGCTTTATCCAACCCGCAAGAGTCTTAAGTAG
- a CDS encoding DnaJ C-terminal domain-containing protein, translated as MSANGYRDYFKVLGVERGADADTIKKAFRKLARQYHPDVNPGDKGAEAKFKEVSEAYEVLSDPDKRRRYEQFGQYWSQAGAGPGPGGVDVDFGRYGNFDDFINDLLGRFGGPGGGGAGFPGGGFAGAPGGFGGFGSGFPGGFGSGGFAGGPGRQAAPVNLDAEASISLSFSEAFRGCERTLAVNDERVQVRIPAGVKPGSRLRLKGKGNLQPGTGRRGDLYLTLQVQEHPVWTLDGDQLKADLPLSLDELALGGEVRVATPDGEATVSVPPAMAVGRSLRLKGKGWPAKGGRGDLLLSLSLKQPARYSDQERQLLEQLRAARSVDPRADWMSAARL; from the coding sequence ATGAGCGCCAACGGTTACCGCGACTATTTCAAAGTTCTGGGCGTTGAGCGTGGTGCCGATGCGGACACGATCAAGAAGGCCTTCCGCAAGCTCGCCCGCCAATACCACCCCGATGTGAATCCCGGGGACAAGGGCGCCGAGGCGAAGTTCAAGGAAGTCAGTGAGGCCTACGAAGTCCTCTCGGATCCTGATAAGCGCCGGCGTTACGAGCAGTTCGGCCAGTACTGGAGTCAGGCGGGTGCGGGCCCTGGCCCCGGTGGTGTCGATGTGGACTTCGGCCGCTATGGCAACTTCGACGACTTCATCAATGACCTCCTCGGTCGCTTTGGCGGCCCCGGTGGTGGCGGCGCTGGATTCCCTGGTGGTGGATTTGCTGGAGCCCCGGGCGGCTTCGGTGGCTTTGGCTCGGGCTTCCCCGGTGGTTTTGGCAGTGGCGGCTTTGCGGGAGGCCCGGGCCGTCAGGCCGCGCCGGTCAACCTCGATGCCGAGGCCAGCATCTCCCTGTCGTTCTCGGAGGCCTTCCGCGGCTGCGAGCGGACCCTGGCGGTGAATGACGAACGCGTTCAGGTCCGCATCCCCGCTGGCGTGAAGCCGGGCAGTCGCCTGCGCCTGAAGGGCAAGGGGAATCTGCAGCCTGGAACCGGCCGCCGCGGCGATCTCTATCTGACCCTGCAGGTCCAGGAGCACCCGGTCTGGACCCTCGATGGGGATCAGCTCAAGGCGGATCTTCCCCTCAGCCTCGACGAGTTGGCCCTGGGCGGCGAAGTGCGGGTGGCAACGCCCGACGGAGAAGCCACCGTCTCGGTGCCCCCGGCGATGGCCGTGGGCCGAAGCCTGCGCCTGAAGGGCAAGGGATGGCCGGCCAAGGGCGGCCGCGGGGACCTGCTGCTCAGCCTCAGCCTCAAGCAACCCGCCCGCTACAGCGACCAGGAACGTCAGCTACTGGAGCAACTCCGGGCGGCCCGCAGTGTGGATCCCCGGGCGGACTGGATGAGCGCTGCTCGTTTGTAA
- a CDS encoding Nif11-like leader peptide family RiPP precursor, with translation MSAADLRAFLSKVGNNQAIRDHIHAATGVDDILTIAEKHGFNLSKPAVLRAHGEALAQADDAQLQRVNTWGDALIHCFGVTDSD, from the coding sequence GTGTCCGCCGCCGATCTCCGGGCCTTCCTCTCCAAGGTGGGCAATAACCAGGCCATTCGCGACCACATCCACGCCGCCACGGGTGTGGACGACATCCTCACGATTGCGGAGAAGCACGGTTTCAACCTGAGCAAGCCGGCCGTGCTCCGGGCCCATGGGGAGGCCTTAGCTCAGGCCGACGATGCTCAGCTTCAGCGGGTCAACACCTGGGGCGACGCCCTCATTCACTGCTTCGGCGTCACCGACTCGGATTGA
- a CDS encoding VOC family protein, which translates to MERPCFHLSIPAVDLQRSHDWYVGTLGCRPGRRSDQAAILDFEGHQLVLQSTPGLEELPQVGIYPRHFGLVFATLARWEQLRDQLVAQGCPFAVMPKCRYAGGPLEHHTFFVQDPSANWLEFKHYTDGEAVLGRTDEASVGDQDLR; encoded by the coding sequence GTGGAGCGCCCTTGCTTTCACCTTTCGATCCCGGCGGTCGATTTGCAACGCAGCCACGACTGGTACGTCGGGACCTTGGGCTGCCGGCCGGGACGCCGCAGTGATCAGGCCGCGATCCTCGACTTCGAGGGTCATCAGTTGGTCCTGCAATCCACGCCGGGGCTCGAGGAGCTGCCGCAGGTCGGGATTTATCCCCGTCATTTCGGATTGGTCTTTGCGACGTTGGCCCGTTGGGAGCAGCTCCGCGATCAGCTGGTCGCGCAGGGATGTCCGTTCGCGGTGATGCCGAAGTGCCGCTACGCCGGAGGGCCGCTGGAGCATCACACCTTCTTTGTGCAAGACCCCAGCGCGAACTGGCTGGAGTTCAAGCACTACACCGATGGCGAGGCGGTGTTGGGCCGCACCGATGAGGCCTCAGTCGGCGACCAGGACCTGCGCTGA
- a CDS encoding VapE domain-containing protein, whose product MTKITAAFFKRYLVSAVQRVYEPGCPQRILPVLVGPQAIGKTSLGTALFGEFYGDAVSGNASLDVDDITAMSLTWCTELAELDGLTRKAQTSSLKAFVSRTHDLIRRKYHHSSERIPRRSVLFGTSNLWPLNDPTGSTRFCLISLGKKPLPFNEVAQLRDNIWARALVQYRDGYQPFPTAQEAKEIAERNACYDPEDPLEGKLRRLVERKASAPYITLDEVLDFIGADPTGSPQLSARLNVVMAQLGWDKKRLRLNGQGKVSAYWPTAREGRDESA is encoded by the coding sequence ATGACGAAGATCACAGCGGCCTTCTTCAAGCGGTACCTGGTCTCTGCAGTGCAGCGGGTCTACGAACCCGGTTGCCCGCAGAGGATCTTGCCCGTTTTGGTCGGGCCGCAAGCCATCGGGAAAACCAGCTTGGGCACTGCATTATTCGGCGAGTTCTATGGCGATGCCGTCAGCGGCAACGCATCACTCGACGTTGATGACATCACAGCCATGTCTCTGACGTGGTGCACCGAACTGGCCGAGCTAGACGGCCTAACTCGGAAGGCTCAAACGTCTTCGCTGAAAGCCTTCGTCTCTCGCACGCACGACCTCATCAGGAGGAAGTACCACCACAGTTCGGAGCGCATCCCCAGACGAAGCGTGCTCTTTGGAACTTCCAACCTGTGGCCGCTGAATGACCCAACAGGGTCGACGAGGTTCTGCCTGATCTCGCTGGGCAAAAAACCACTCCCCTTCAACGAAGTCGCTCAGCTGCGCGACAACATTTGGGCGAGGGCTTTGGTCCAGTACCGCGACGGCTACCAGCCATTTCCAACCGCTCAAGAGGCCAAGGAAATTGCTGAACGCAATGCCTGTTACGACCCTGAGGATCCGCTTGAAGGCAAGCTCAGGCGCCTAGTCGAGCGAAAGGCGAGCGCGCCATACATCACGTTGGACGAAGTGCTCGATTTCATCGGCGCAGATCCAACAGGCTCGCCACAACTAAGCGCACGGCTCAATGTCGTTATGGCGCAACTGGGCTGGGACAAAAAGCGCCTCAGGTTAAACGGCCAAGGGAAAGTCTCTGCGTACTGGCCTACGGCCAGGGAGGGCAGGGATGAAAGCGCATAA
- a CDS encoding VapE domain-containing protein translates to MSRSTCNRDDFLRDATGHRRFLVIETGQIDCDRIEADRDRIWKSAALAYQAGERPFLTAEDQQASNQRNKGFELENPFEATVGRWLRYGTIPGDQFTFDECLAGIERCNLQAPDRHYVKEALKEHGCKPPKQQTRRHGVKVRLWTHYRAASAASPSARGREAPQPAAAAKSPGDLSHASPPFSERSEGQETGRHQQSLPGCAEKGEAARQQLKPPVGSGFDVDSDNSKPETIPPLNLDCSF, encoded by the coding sequence ATGAGCAGAAGCACCTGCAACCGAGACGACTTCCTCAGGGATGCCACCGGCCACCGGCGCTTCCTAGTTATCGAGACCGGCCAAATCGATTGTGATCGGATTGAGGCTGATCGCGACCGCATCTGGAAAAGCGCTGCCCTGGCCTATCAGGCGGGCGAGCGTCCGTTCCTGACAGCGGAAGACCAGCAAGCCAGCAACCAGCGAAACAAAGGCTTCGAACTGGAGAACCCGTTCGAGGCAACCGTCGGTCGTTGGCTCCGGTACGGCACGATCCCGGGTGATCAGTTCACCTTCGATGAGTGCCTGGCGGGCATCGAACGGTGCAACCTTCAGGCGCCCGATCGCCACTACGTCAAAGAGGCATTGAAGGAGCACGGCTGCAAGCCGCCCAAGCAACAGACACGCCGCCACGGCGTGAAGGTCAGGCTGTGGACTCACTACCGTGCCGCCTCGGCAGCCTCACCATCTGCAAGGGGGCGTGAGGCGCCTCAACCAGCAGCGGCAGCAAAGAGTCCGGGCGATTTGTCTCATGCCTCACCTCCTTTTAGTGAAAGGAGTGAAGGACAAGAAACAGGGAGGCATCAACAGTCCCTGCCCGGTTGTGCGGAAAAGGGTGAGGCGGCGAGACAACAGCTCAAACCCCCTGTGGGATCTGGGTTCGACGTTGACTCGGACAACTCCAAGCCCGAGACAATCCCGCCGCTCAACCTCGATTGCTCGTTCTGA
- a CDS encoding GTP-binding protein — translation MGQVCLISGPPGCGKTTWALQRLQQHQGPCAYLRLEGEKAAGLEQGEDSGIDLTWLKDQVPRLEEPATANATDLKQDNDGLTLIEVQQFHPPSKEGVEGLGDDVRSKLEALQLHPDILLHFGRDPELPAKDTLEFSKLEAWHTSLSGCVWDPNSLSSFWFELVNGAYGDVYRAKGLMNLPDGRAFFCNWMVSQESSQFLPLEATAPPQGRPSRTSELVVQGKALNPEAIQATINDCLLADDVLAMQQQQLQQQQPTSQG, via the coding sequence ATGGGCCAGGTGTGCCTGATTTCAGGCCCTCCGGGGTGCGGGAAAACAACTTGGGCGCTCCAAAGGCTTCAGCAGCATCAAGGCCCCTGCGCCTACCTGCGGCTGGAGGGAGAGAAGGCAGCGGGGCTTGAACAGGGGGAAGACAGCGGAATCGACCTGACCTGGCTCAAGGACCAGGTGCCCAGGCTTGAGGAACCGGCAACAGCCAACGCAACGGATCTGAAGCAGGACAACGATGGGCTGACCCTGATCGAAGTGCAGCAGTTCCATCCCCCCAGCAAGGAAGGAGTTGAAGGGCTGGGAGACGACGTTCGCTCCAAGCTGGAGGCCTTGCAGCTGCACCCCGACATACTCCTGCACTTCGGGCGAGACCCTGAATTGCCTGCAAAGGACACCCTGGAGTTCAGCAAGCTCGAGGCCTGGCACACCTCTCTTTCGGGTTGTGTTTGGGATCCCAACAGCCTGAGCAGCTTTTGGTTTGAACTCGTGAACGGTGCCTACGGCGATGTGTACCGCGCCAAAGGCCTGATGAATCTTCCTGACGGGCGGGCGTTTTTCTGCAATTGGATGGTGAGCCAGGAGTCGTCCCAGTTCCTTCCCCTGGAAGCCACAGCACCACCTCAGGGTCGCCCCAGTCGAACCTCAGAGCTCGTTGTTCAGGGCAAGGCACTCAACCCTGAAGCCATTCAAGCCACCATCAACGACTGTCTGCTCGCGGATGACGTGCTCGCCATGCAGCAACAACAGCTCCAGCAACAACAACCCACTTCGCAAGGCTGA
- a CDS encoding metallophosphoesterase yields MNHAVISCLHANLAAVEAVLDDIDSQGIQTITCLGDLVGYGPQPNEVVELVRQREIPTCQGCWDEDIIDGLNACECSYPSQLAERRGHRAHHWTADLLTEENKAFLAELPMTLRRDKLLFVHGSPNSQHEYLLPDMNAFAALERVETAGAETLFCGHTHQPYVRELRQGSIRVKVQQRDQGAPTEQEMELPMRRIVNAGSVGEPRHGSTKATYVIHNDNTGEVTIREVDYDVAKTCRAIVDAGLPEVFAWRLSHGFEYAERAEDASHVCER; encoded by the coding sequence ATGAACCACGCCGTCATCTCCTGTTTGCACGCCAACCTTGCCGCCGTGGAGGCGGTGCTCGACGACATCGACTCCCAGGGCATCCAAACCATCACTTGCCTTGGCGATCTTGTGGGCTACGGACCCCAGCCCAATGAGGTGGTGGAACTGGTACGTCAGCGCGAGATTCCCACCTGCCAGGGCTGCTGGGACGAGGACATCATTGACGGTCTGAATGCCTGTGAATGCAGCTATCCCTCCCAGCTGGCAGAACGACGAGGTCATCGCGCCCATCACTGGACAGCCGATCTGCTGACGGAGGAGAACAAGGCCTTTCTGGCTGAACTTCCGATGACACTGCGGCGCGACAAGCTGTTGTTTGTGCATGGAAGTCCGAACAGTCAGCACGAATATCTGTTGCCCGACATGAATGCCTTTGCGGCCCTTGAGCGGGTGGAAACAGCAGGGGCGGAAACCTTGTTCTGCGGCCACACCCACCAGCCCTATGTGCGCGAACTACGCCAGGGATCCATTCGGGTGAAGGTGCAACAACGTGATCAAGGCGCACCAACAGAACAGGAGATGGAACTGCCGATGCGGCGGATCGTTAACGCTGGTTCTGTGGGGGAACCGCGTCATGGAAGCACTAAAGCCACTTACGTCATCCATAACGACAACACCGGAGAGGTGACGATTCGTGAGGTCGACTACGACGTCGCCAAAACCTGTCGAGCGATCGTTGATGCGGGTCTACCGGAGGTGTTTGCCTGGAGGCTCAGCCACGGCTTCGAATATGCCGAGCGGGCTGAAGACGCCAGCCACGTGTGTGAGCGCTGA
- a CDS encoding phosphoesterase translates to MERWALVSGLQGDLDLYEQIQRELKQQRGVANLFVLGDLIGSQPKCNALLERLRQPKRGDLQPDCIYGWWEEQLLAECGYRGERKAEGLRAEQGEAAVGELLAAVDPDHLNWLASLQFGFIELDCALIHGSSADVGDRLTEDTSALVLLDRLTRLDVNRLFTARCRRQFRLELSGGSIQSHVKDHAGEQQSEQAVPKRSVIGIGGGKHYTLYDPATDHIEFRIAGEPSNASGRGFG, encoded by the coding sequence ATGGAACGCTGGGCCCTGGTGAGTGGTCTCCAAGGAGACCTGGATCTGTACGAACAGATTCAGAGAGAGTTGAAGCAACAACGGGGTGTTGCCAATCTCTTCGTTCTCGGTGATCTGATCGGATCACAACCCAAGTGCAATGCACTGCTCGAGCGTTTGAGGCAGCCGAAACGCGGTGATCTTCAGCCCGACTGCATCTATGGCTGGTGGGAAGAGCAACTTCTGGCGGAGTGTGGTTACCGCGGCGAACGGAAGGCTGAAGGCCTCAGAGCCGAGCAGGGCGAGGCGGCGGTTGGCGAGCTTCTTGCTGCGGTGGACCCCGATCATCTCAACTGGCTGGCATCGCTGCAGTTCGGCTTCATCGAACTCGACTGCGCTTTGATTCATGGCAGCTCTGCTGACGTCGGCGACCGGCTGACGGAAGACACTTCAGCCCTGGTGCTGCTGGATCGGCTGACACGGCTAGACGTGAACCGTCTGTTTACAGCGCGGTGTCGTCGTCAGTTCCGACTGGAGCTTTCCGGTGGGTCCATCCAATCCCACGTCAAAGACCATGCCGGTGAACAGCAAAGTGAGCAGGCTGTTCCCAAGCGAAGCGTGATCGGCATTGGCGGAGGGAAGCACTACACCCTCTATGACCCCGCCACAGATCACATCGAGTTTCGAATTGCGGGAGAACCTTCCAACGCTTCGGGGCGGGGCTTTGGCTGA
- a CDS encoding GTP-binding protein, with the protein MTTTPATANVPVTILSGFLGAGKTTLLNHILSNQQGVKTAVLVNEFGEIGIDNDLVVTTDEDMVALSNGCICCSINDELMEAVERVIERPEPLDYIVVETTGLADPLPVAMTFLGSELRDQTRLDSIITLIDAENFDNVVLDTEVGRAQVIYGDILLLNKCDLVSEERLEAVEQQLRDVKNDARILRSVKGDVPLPLLLSVGLFESDKVSSPADDPSLDHSDCDHDHGHCSHDHGHDHSHEHGDHQDIEGFTSVSFQSDDPFSLRKFQNFLDNQMPQEVFWAKGILWFNESERRHVFHLAGKRFSIDDTDWTGDRKNQLVLIGRDIDHTTLREQLQACVVY; encoded by the coding sequence ATGACCACTACACCCGCCACTGCCAACGTCCCCGTCACCATTCTCAGCGGCTTTCTCGGAGCGGGAAAGACCACGCTGCTGAATCACATCCTGAGCAATCAGCAGGGGGTGAAGACCGCGGTGCTGGTGAATGAGTTCGGTGAAATCGGAATCGACAACGATCTGGTCGTCACCACCGATGAAGACATGGTGGCGCTGAGCAACGGTTGCATCTGCTGCTCAATCAACGACGAGCTGATGGAGGCGGTGGAACGGGTGATTGAACGCCCAGAACCACTCGATTACATCGTCGTCGAAACCACCGGTCTGGCCGATCCCCTGCCAGTTGCGATGACCTTCCTCGGCAGTGAGCTGCGGGACCAAACCCGCCTGGATTCGATCATCACGTTGATCGATGCAGAAAACTTCGACAACGTCGTGCTCGACACGGAAGTTGGCCGGGCCCAGGTTATTTATGGCGACATCCTGCTGCTGAACAAGTGCGACCTCGTCTCAGAGGAGCGGCTTGAGGCTGTCGAGCAGCAACTCAGGGACGTAAAGAACGACGCTCGGATCCTGCGGTCGGTAAAAGGAGATGTGCCTCTGCCCCTGCTGCTCAGCGTTGGACTGTTCGAATCCGACAAGGTGAGTTCCCCTGCTGACGATCCGAGCCTGGATCACAGCGACTGCGACCACGACCATGGCCACTGCAGCCATGACCATGGGCATGACCACAGCCATGAGCACGGTGACCATCAGGACATCGAGGGATTCACCTCCGTGTCCTTCCAAAGTGATGACCCCTTCTCCCTACGCAAGTTCCAGAACTTCCTCGACAACCAGATGCCCCAGGAGGTGTTCTGGGCCAAGGGAATCCTCTGGTTCAACGAAAGCGAACGCCGCCATGTGTTCCATCTGGCAGGCAAACGCTTTTCCATCGACGACACCGACTGGACCGGTGATCGCAAAAATCAATTGGTGCTGATCGGCCGCGACATCGACCACACCACACTGCGGGAGCAACTCCAAGCGTGTGTGGTGTATTGA
- a CDS encoding iron uptake porin gives MKLFQKLLLAPAALGLLAPVAANASDVNIAGLSQYGTEEQVTSITQFSDVQPTDWAYQALSNLIERYGCVAGYPNGTYRGNRAMTRYEAAALLNACLDRVTEVTDELKRLMKEFERELAVLRGRVDGLEARVGELEATKFSTTTKLRGKADFVIGGGAYTGDTSGLTTSSGAYNGQDTVTFNYRLTLNLDTSFTGKDLLYTRLRTGNFGKNLFSGKGYTGNQTMLDVAKETGNVVKVDKLWYQFPVGNNLKFWVGPLIENYYMVGSTPSVYRQILKQFKLGGYYGVYGASTAPGAGVSWKQSYKGRNTPRFSVSANYTAKNGTKGDSGIGTADSKGKFLAQAGYGTSSWNLTAAYAYIQKGATVGYGTPLGANTTVVSSGDVSVSRGFDSANAVALNAWWRPQNRGWIPSVSAGWGLTAFESSETEFSTGEKFQSQDWMIGLNWADAFIEGNLLGFAIGQPQFETVRSGGTTPEDGNYAMELYYQFAVSDNVTVTPAVFYLSRPFGELTGTNDTYGGTGANSFGTLGALVKTTFKF, from the coding sequence ATGAAACTGTTCCAGAAGCTTCTTCTGGCGCCTGCAGCTCTGGGCCTTCTGGCTCCTGTCGCTGCAAACGCCTCTGACGTCAACATTGCTGGCCTGAGCCAGTACGGCACCGAAGAGCAGGTGACTTCGATCACCCAGTTCTCCGACGTGCAGCCCACCGACTGGGCTTATCAGGCACTGAGCAACCTGATCGAGCGCTACGGCTGCGTCGCTGGTTACCCCAACGGCACCTACCGCGGCAACCGTGCGATGACCCGCTATGAAGCGGCCGCACTGCTGAACGCTTGCCTCGACCGGGTCACTGAAGTGACCGATGAGCTCAAGCGCCTGATGAAGGAATTCGAGCGTGAGCTGGCTGTGCTCCGCGGTCGCGTGGACGGCCTCGAGGCCCGCGTCGGCGAGCTGGAAGCAACCAAGTTCTCCACCACCACCAAACTTCGCGGTAAGGCCGATTTTGTCATTGGCGGCGGAGCCTACACAGGGGACACTTCGGGGCTCACGACTTCGAGCGGTGCCTACAACGGTCAGGACACTGTCACCTTTAACTATCGCCTGACGCTAAACCTCGACACCAGCTTCACAGGCAAAGATCTGCTGTACACACGACTGCGTACAGGAAACTTCGGCAAAAACCTCTTCTCGGGTAAGGGTTACACCGGCAATCAGACGATGCTGGATGTTGCGAAGGAGACTGGCAATGTTGTCAAGGTAGATAAGCTTTGGTATCAGTTCCCCGTTGGCAACAACCTAAAGTTTTGGGTTGGTCCGCTAATCGAGAACTATTACATGGTGGGGAGTACGCCTAGCGTCTATCGCCAGATACTTAAGCAATTTAAGCTTGGTGGCTACTACGGCGTATATGGAGCAAGCACGGCACCTGGTGCTGGTGTTAGCTGGAAGCAATCCTACAAAGGCCGCAACACCCCCCGGTTCAGCGTCAGTGCGAATTACACCGCTAAGAACGGGACCAAGGGGGATAGCGGTATTGGTACTGCAGACTCGAAGGGTAAGTTTTTGGCTCAGGCCGGATACGGCACCAGCTCGTGGAACTTGACAGCCGCCTATGCCTACATTCAAAAGGGTGCAACGGTCGGCTATGGAACGCCACTGGGCGCAAACACCACTGTTGTAAGCAGTGGTGATGTTTCTGTTTCTCGTGGGTTCGACTCTGCCAATGCTGTTGCACTAAATGCATGGTGGAGACCTCAGAACCGAGGCTGGATCCCAAGCGTTAGTGCAGGCTGGGGGTTAACTGCATTCGAAAGCTCTGAAACCGAATTCAGCACTGGTGAAAAATTTCAATCTCAAGATTGGATGATTGGCTTGAATTGGGCTGACGCTTTTATCGAAGGAAATCTTCTAGGCTTTGCTATTGGTCAGCCCCAATTCGAAACGGTACGATCTGGCGGCACTACACCTGAAGACGGCAATTATGCCATGGAGCTCTACTACCAATTTGCAGTTTCAGATAACGTCACTGTGACGCCTGCGGTCTTCTATCTTTCTCGTCCCTTCGGTGAGCTGACTGGCACGAATGACACGTACGGTGGAACTGGCGCTAATTCCTTCGGCACTCTTGGAGCTCTGGTAAAAACAACGTTCAAATTCTGA
- a CDS encoding Fe2+-dependent dioxygenase gives MTALNFRKGNTRMDVLSAELISCGESRKFNEELAETFDSWRDGVLSAGPQASLVKKNQQLDPSSEVSRRICLSIKEKLLTNPLVQAFSIPRRIHSMMLSKYEPGDGYGWHVDNPFTSYGRRDLSFTVFLSDPDAYEGGRLEIQGIQSSESYRPSMGDVVVYSSASIHRVTTVEEGVRYACVGWIESYVKSAEDRQLLFSLNAGAKALLAKYGRSDELDLVFQAYTNAMRRLSS, from the coding sequence TTGACTGCACTAAACTTTAGGAAAGGCAATACTCGTATGGATGTCCTTTCTGCAGAGCTGATCTCATGCGGTGAGTCTAGAAAGTTCAATGAAGAACTTGCTGAGACCTTTGACAGTTGGCGCGATGGAGTCTTGAGTGCCGGTCCTCAGGCGTCACTCGTCAAAAAGAACCAGCAGCTCGATCCATCGAGCGAGGTTTCCCGCAGGATTTGCTTATCGATCAAAGAGAAGCTGCTGACCAACCCTCTTGTTCAGGCATTTTCAATACCCAGGCGAATTCACAGCATGATGCTCTCGAAGTATGAGCCTGGTGATGGCTATGGTTGGCATGTGGACAACCCATTTACTTCTTATGGCAGAAGAGATCTTTCGTTTACGGTTTTCTTGAGCGATCCTGATGCTTATGAGGGTGGGCGCCTGGAGATTCAAGGTATTCAATCGTCTGAAAGCTATCGTCCGAGTATGGGTGATGTAGTTGTCTACTCAAGTGCATCTATTCATCGGGTCACCACAGTAGAAGAAGGAGTCAGGTACGCTTGTGTTGGCTGGATCGAAAGCTACGTCAAATCAGCCGAAGACCGTCAACTCTTATTTTCTCTGAATGCGGGTGCAAAAGCGCTCCTTGCAAAGTATGGGAGGAGTGACGAACTTGATCTTGTGTTTCAGGCTTACACGAATGCGATGAGACGACTTTCAAGCTGA